A single window of Nocardia sp. NBC_01327 DNA harbors:
- a CDS encoding nuclear transport factor 2 family protein: MIVVEHSTPEPDRRTAPRLLDVLAELERREPIFHRPELGTTREDFERSTAPDFWETGASGRRYSREFVWATLEQRQLATVQDQGESDSWKTSDFQVREIAPDTYLLTYTLDHADRLTRRLTVWQRTADGWTILYHQGTVVAD, encoded by the coding sequence ATGATCGTCGTGGAGCATTCGACACCCGAACCCGATCGCCGTACCGCGCCCCGCCTGCTGGATGTGCTCGCCGAACTGGAACGCCGGGAACCGATCTTTCACCGCCCGGAGCTCGGCACCACTCGGGAGGATTTCGAGCGGTCGACGGCGCCGGATTTCTGGGAGACCGGCGCCTCGGGCCGGCGCTACAGCAGGGAATTCGTCTGGGCCACTCTGGAACAGCGGCAACTCGCCACAGTGCAGGATCAGGGCGAGAGCGACTCGTGGAAAACCAGCGACTTCCAGGTGCGCGAGATCGCCCCGGACACCTATCTGCTCACCTACACGCTCGACCACGCGGATCGACTGACCCGGCGGCTCACCGTCTGGCAACGCACAGCCGATGGTTGGACGATTCTCTACCACCAGGGAACGGTCGTCGCCGACTGA
- a CDS encoding maltokinase N-terminal cap-like domain-containing protein, translating to MAIVHRTTMVPGKLELLAAWLPTRAWYAGGSQPQLAKAGGFRLDDPAGAVGIEVMVVSDSSGARPVTYLVPMTYRGAPLPDAADALIGTSEHGVLGTRWLYDATHDPVFVEQVVRLLAAEAQPQAQSESDTPDPTVTVRAAEIPVPAAGFGGSEVLDAARWTDIAPAGTEVPVLRLHRILGDESPADLYAWVEAPWTTPDGEISRGVFVSTQAG from the coding sequence ATGGCTATCGTTCATCGCACCACCATGGTCCCCGGCAAATTGGAGCTGTTGGCGGCGTGGCTGCCGACTCGCGCCTGGTACGCGGGCGGTTCGCAGCCGCAGCTTGCCAAGGCCGGCGGGTTCCGGCTCGACGATCCGGCGGGCGCGGTCGGTATCGAAGTCATGGTCGTGAGCGACAGTTCGGGTGCGCGGCCGGTGACCTATCTGGTCCCGATGACCTACCGCGGCGCACCGCTGCCCGATGCGGCCGACGCTTTGATCGGCACCTCCGAGCACGGTGTGCTCGGCACCCGCTGGCTCTACGACGCCACCCACGATCCGGTCTTCGTCGAGCAGGTTGTGCGCCTGCTGGCCGCCGAAGCCCAGCCGCAAGCCCAGAGCGAGAGTGATACCCCCGACCCCACCGTCACGGTCCGGGCGGCTGAAATCCCGGTCCCGGCAGCGGGATTCGGCGGCAGCGAGGTGCTGGACGCGGCGCGCTGGACCGATATCGCCCCGGCCGGAACCGAGGTGCCGGTACTTCGACTGCATCGAATTCTCGGCGACGAATCGCCCGCCGACCTCTACGCATGGGTCGAAGCACCGTGGACGACCCCGGACGGCGAGATCAGTCGCGGGGTGTTCGTATCGACTCAGGCCGGATAG
- a CDS encoding erythromycin esterase family protein, with protein MSQHIQDFVTTSSELLALGEPTHQVPAFGWVRNELFVQLVELGFRSIGLETDRVAALAVNDFIQNGIGDFDTVMREGFSHDFGALDTNRQLIAWMREYNRNHTPAAHLTFYGIDAQTENTSAPSPRRYLEYTRDYVGLDIDIASAAGDDERWGRQEAILDPELSMGESEAAGRLRSMADDLVDALYECAPQRIAATSLAEWHRAETYLSAGVGLLRYHRVAAQRHEQSKRISLLLGARDVIMAQNLLAIRRIESGRGPTLVFANNTHLQRNPSHFSRADSEITWTGAGSIAASLLGEQYSFIAGSLGRSDLFGLGEPEPDTSEAFLDNRISTWGLIASSAVAAARSRTDTTPQQGYFPLDAATLAGADAVLHISDGAAIRPESIRTPRD; from the coding sequence ATGAGTCAGCATATTCAAGACTTCGTCACCACATCATCCGAGCTGTTGGCGCTCGGGGAACCGACCCATCAGGTGCCGGCCTTCGGCTGGGTCCGCAATGAACTGTTCGTTCAGCTGGTCGAGCTCGGGTTTCGATCCATCGGCCTGGAGACCGACCGGGTGGCGGCCCTGGCCGTGAACGACTTCATCCAGAACGGCATCGGCGATTTCGATACCGTGATGCGCGAAGGGTTTTCGCACGACTTCGGCGCACTCGATACGAACAGGCAACTGATTGCCTGGATGCGCGAATACAACCGGAATCACACTCCTGCAGCACATTTGACCTTCTACGGCATCGATGCCCAGACGGAGAACACGAGCGCGCCCAGTCCACGCCGCTACCTCGAATACACCCGCGACTACGTGGGACTCGATATCGATATCGCGAGCGCCGCGGGCGATGATGAGCGCTGGGGCCGCCAGGAGGCGATCCTCGATCCGGAGCTGTCGATGGGCGAATCGGAAGCCGCCGGGCGGCTGCGATCGATGGCCGACGACCTGGTCGACGCACTGTACGAGTGCGCACCGCAGCGAATCGCGGCAACCTCCCTGGCCGAATGGCACAGGGCGGAAACGTATCTCAGCGCCGGTGTCGGGTTGCTGCGCTATCACAGGGTCGCAGCGCAGCGTCACGAGCAGAGTAAGAGGATATCCCTGCTACTCGGCGCACGTGATGTGATCATGGCGCAGAACCTGCTCGCCATCCGGCGGATCGAATCCGGGCGCGGTCCGACGCTGGTCTTCGCGAACAATACGCACCTGCAGCGGAATCCGAGCCACTTCAGCAGGGCGGACAGCGAGATCACCTGGACCGGTGCAGGCTCGATCGCGGCATCACTCCTGGGCGAGCAGTACTCATTCATAGCGGGCAGCCTGGGGCGAAGCGATCTCTTCGGGCTCGGAGAGCCGGAACCCGATACCTCCGAAGCCTTTCTGGACAACCGCATCAGCACCTGGGGCCTGATCGCGAGCAGTGCGGTCGCCGCCGCCCGGAGCCGGACCGACACCACCCCGCAGCAGGGCTATTTCCCACTCGACGCGGCGACCCTCGCCGGCGCGGATGCGGTCCTGCACATCAGCGACGGCGCGGCTATCCGGCCTGAGTCGATACGAACACCCCGCGACTGA
- a CDS encoding tyrosine-type recombinase/integrase gives MGSDRLIAGGRPKKKSLEPVKGSDGMWRLDRVRHRTYSGMYTRTSASARTRKGCAEQWEIKFEKNRHKGSVRTARSDTAAVRFTADDKMSAAFTHFLATCEKKVKQGLIKQRTVDGYRRFIFPCTGNKSSKNSIKLDTELGGLTVGEVGDPAFLSDYLEGIHDVAKGTASVHYALLKQIFGMLTLNGPFKYDPMAPVSNPYRSGGGQRALKRAERDALFELFLARMPQNPYCRILFLLLLGTGMRIGEVLGLRWVDVDLKDGPQCAVIYICGTVVPGPAGGKGYRQDKRKNDGTPYYLTLPMWLTVELREWRAKAGDVDEQRAVLSTKRGTFRSVSGLEGVLRQIVGGTAMDWVHFGNFRDTAATHVKGKTRSGARASAQLGHAEGSTVASTYYIDKEGYEHPAVDNAAAMESLKPSKLERDWNSGAV, from the coding sequence GCGTCTGGACCGGGTCCGTCACCGGACCTACAGCGGCATGTACACGCGCACCAGCGCGAGTGCCCGCACACGCAAAGGGTGTGCGGAGCAGTGGGAGATAAAGTTCGAGAAGAATCGGCACAAGGGATCGGTGCGCACTGCCCGCAGCGACACCGCCGCGGTACGGTTCACCGCCGACGACAAAATGAGCGCCGCTTTCACACACTTCCTCGCCACGTGCGAGAAGAAGGTGAAGCAAGGGCTCATCAAACAGCGCACCGTCGACGGATACAGACGATTCATCTTCCCGTGCACCGGAAACAAATCCTCCAAGAACTCCATCAAACTCGATACCGAGCTGGGTGGTTTGACCGTGGGCGAGGTCGGGGATCCGGCCTTCCTCAGTGACTACCTGGAAGGTATTCACGACGTAGCGAAAGGCACTGCGAGTGTTCACTACGCGCTGCTGAAGCAAATATTCGGGATGCTGACGTTGAACGGCCCCTTCAAATACGACCCGATGGCACCGGTGTCCAACCCCTACCGCTCCGGTGGCGGGCAGCGGGCGTTGAAACGCGCCGAACGCGACGCGTTGTTCGAGTTGTTCCTGGCCCGTATGCCCCAGAACCCGTACTGCCGCATCCTGTTCCTGCTGCTGCTGGGCACCGGGATGCGGATCGGGGAGGTGCTGGGGTTGCGGTGGGTCGACGTGGACTTGAAGGACGGCCCGCAGTGCGCGGTGATCTACATCTGCGGGACCGTGGTGCCGGGGCCGGCCGGGGGTAAGGGGTACCGGCAGGACAAACGCAAGAACGACGGCACCCCCTACTATCTGACCCTCCCGATGTGGCTGACGGTGGAGTTGCGGGAATGGCGTGCCAAGGCCGGCGATGTCGACGAGCAGAGAGCTGTGTTGTCGACCAAGCGGGGCACGTTCCGGTCGGTGTCAGGTCTCGAGGGAGTGCTGCGGCAGATCGTCGGGGGTACGGCGATGGATTGGGTGCACTTCGGCAACTTCCGGGATACCGCCGCGACTCACGTCAAAGGCAAGACACGCAGCGGCGCCAGGGCAAGCGCCCAACTGGGTCATGCGGAAGGCTCCACGGTGGCCAGCACCTACTATATTGACAAGGAGGGATACGAGCACCCGGCGGTGGACAACGCGGCCGCGATGGAATCGCTCAAGCCCTCAAAGTTGGAGCGAGACTGGAATTCCGGTGCTGTCTAA
- a CDS encoding DUF308 domain-containing protein — MPTNRIEGRTAVFADWAWQALLVVGACSVLVGVTLAVWPNKSVTVEGILCGLVLLATGGAQFIVAFGANIATPLKVLEFFGGLTALLFALWCINSGQWVLLLALWIGMGWMIRGIVQALVAAWSDEYEGSGWQEIFGLCTTVVGAVVAVGPFQSTVSLSVAVGLFTIALGITEMSTAARWERTGMAQTA, encoded by the coding sequence ATGCCCACCAACCGGATCGAGGGGCGTACCGCGGTGTTTGCCGACTGGGCTTGGCAGGCACTGCTGGTCGTGGGCGCGTGTTCGGTGCTGGTCGGAGTCACGCTGGCGGTCTGGCCGAACAAATCCGTGACGGTCGAGGGCATCCTGTGCGGACTGGTCCTGCTGGCCACCGGCGGCGCACAGTTCATCGTGGCATTCGGTGCAAATATCGCGACCCCCCTGAAGGTGCTGGAGTTCTTCGGCGGGCTGACGGCCCTCCTGTTCGCCCTGTGGTGCATCAACAGCGGCCAGTGGGTCCTGTTGCTGGCCTTGTGGATCGGCATGGGCTGGATGATCCGCGGAATCGTGCAGGCACTGGTCGCGGCCTGGTCGGACGAGTACGAGGGTTCGGGCTGGCAGGAGATCTTCGGGCTGTGCACGACGGTGGTGGGCGCCGTGGTCGCCGTCGGCCCCTTCCAATCGACCGTCTCACTCTCGGTAGCCGTCGGTTTGTTCACAATCGCCCTCGGCATTACCGAGATGTCCACCGCCGCGCGGTGGGAGCGCACCGGCATGGCTCAGACCGCCTGA
- a CDS encoding epoxide hydrolase family protein — translation MTTFEPFRIDVPAAAIDDLNARLAATRWPAELPGVGWSYGIPTSYVRELAEYWGSEYDWRVHEAAWNRHPQFVTDIDGQRMHFLHIRSPEPEAMPLVLVHGWPFQDFTEMIGPLTDPRAHGGVPEDAFHLVIPTLPGFGFSGPTHRPGEAATERSAELIVKLMAGLGYDRYGAQGGDAGSFVVPQLGRIDAGHVAGVHLNDPITIPAWGDDGSGYSASDQEKLASMADWSSKETSGYAGMHATRPQTLAPAIADSPAGLLAWVLDVVQTFSDPSKATPDAAIDRDMLLTNISVLWFTNTIGSSMYLYKESQQWGAEASNSGVPTGVAVFPGNNTIRGLAEKRNTVVHWSEFDRGGHFAAMETPDLLTTDLRDFFRKLR, via the coding sequence ATGACCACTTTCGAGCCCTTCCGCATCGATGTTCCGGCCGCCGCGATCGATGATTTGAACGCGCGTCTTGCTGCTACGCGCTGGCCTGCGGAACTGCCCGGAGTCGGCTGGAGCTACGGCATTCCGACGAGTTATGTGCGGGAGCTGGCCGAGTACTGGGGTAGCGAATACGACTGGCGGGTCCACGAAGCGGCGTGGAATCGGCATCCGCAGTTCGTCACCGATATCGACGGGCAGCGGATGCACTTCTTGCATATCCGCTCGCCTGAGCCGGAGGCGATGCCGCTCGTTCTGGTGCACGGGTGGCCGTTTCAGGATTTCACCGAGATGATCGGCCCGCTGACGGATCCCCGGGCGCACGGGGGAGTGCCGGAAGATGCCTTCCACCTGGTGATTCCGACTCTGCCCGGGTTCGGCTTCTCGGGGCCGACCCATCGGCCCGGAGAAGCCGCGACCGAGCGCAGTGCCGAGCTGATCGTGAAACTCATGGCCGGTCTGGGCTATGACCGCTACGGCGCACAAGGGGGAGATGCCGGGTCCTTCGTCGTTCCGCAGCTGGGCCGGATCGATGCCGGGCATGTGGCCGGTGTGCATCTCAATGACCCGATCACCATCCCGGCCTGGGGTGATGACGGATCCGGCTACAGCGCAAGCGATCAGGAGAAGCTCGCGTCCATGGCGGATTGGAGCAGTAAGGAGACCTCCGGTTATGCGGGCATGCACGCCACGCGACCGCAGACTCTCGCTCCGGCGATCGCCGATTCTCCGGCGGGGTTGCTCGCCTGGGTCCTGGACGTGGTCCAGACCTTCAGCGATCCGTCCAAGGCCACGCCCGATGCGGCGATCGACCGCGACATGCTGCTGACGAATATCTCGGTTCTGTGGTTCACCAACACCATCGGATCGTCCATGTACCTCTACAAGGAATCACAGCAGTGGGGCGCGGAAGCCTCGAACTCCGGGGTGCCGACCGGCGTCGCGGTCTTCCCGGGCAACAACACCATTCGTGGTCTCGCGGAGAAGCGGAACACCGTCGTGCACTGGTCCGAATTCGATCGCGGGGGACACTTCGCCGCCATGGAGACCCCGGATCTGCTGACGACCGACCTCCGCGACTTCTTCCGCAAACTCCGCTGA
- a CDS encoding amidase has translation MEWSFQSAEELSAALRAGEVSSVELTEEAIARIERDDKAINAVCVPDFDRARDAARAADEARGRGEDGPLLGIPVTVKESYNVAGLPTTWGVPEQRDFVPEQDAVQISRLKAAGAVVLGKTNVPIMLGDLQSYNEIYGTTNNPWDLERTPGGSSGGSAAALASGFGALSIGSDIGGSLRTPAHFCGVYAHKPTYGLVPTRGHIPPPAPALPSDRDLSVVGPMARTARDLALLLDVMAGPDPLTLGVGYDLALRPSRHERLADFRVLVLEEHPIIPTGSAVRAGVNRVADALVAAGARVERHSPLLPDLTDAATLYTELLLATLAAGFPEDRYELMRTFAAAVAPDDRSLDAARLRGAASSYRDWTAANDRREAHRQSWRQLFAEFDVVVTPITPTPAFPHDHNPNFVERRLDIDGVAHPFGDQLVWAGLATMPGLPATAIPAGRSPEGLPVGVQLIGPMLEDRTPLRLAELLEQEIGGFVAPE, from the coding sequence ATGGAGTGGAGTTTTCAGTCGGCTGAAGAGCTTTCGGCGGCATTGCGGGCGGGTGAGGTTTCCTCGGTGGAATTGACCGAGGAGGCCATCGCTCGTATCGAGCGGGACGACAAGGCGATCAATGCGGTGTGTGTGCCGGATTTCGATCGGGCACGGGATGCCGCGCGCGCGGCCGATGAGGCGCGCGGGCGGGGGGAGGACGGGCCGCTGCTGGGGATTCCGGTGACGGTCAAAGAGTCCTATAACGTCGCGGGGCTGCCGACCACCTGGGGTGTGCCGGAGCAGCGGGACTTCGTACCGGAGCAGGACGCGGTACAGATTTCGCGGTTGAAGGCCGCGGGCGCGGTGGTGCTCGGGAAGACCAATGTGCCGATCATGCTGGGGGATCTGCAGAGCTACAACGAGATCTACGGGACCACCAATAATCCGTGGGACCTCGAGCGGACCCCGGGTGGATCCTCCGGCGGATCCGCGGCGGCGCTGGCGTCGGGATTCGGGGCGCTGTCCATCGGGTCCGATATCGGCGGGTCGCTGCGCACGCCCGCACATTTCTGCGGCGTGTACGCGCACAAGCCGACCTACGGCCTGGTGCCGACGCGCGGTCACATCCCGCCGCCCGCACCGGCACTGCCCTCCGACCGTGACCTGTCCGTCGTCGGCCCGATGGCACGGACCGCCCGTGACCTCGCCCTGCTGCTGGACGTGATGGCCGGACCGGATCCGCTGACGCTCGGTGTCGGATACGACTTGGCACTGCGGCCCTCGCGCCACGAGCGCCTCGCGGATTTCCGTGTCCTGGTGCTGGAGGAGCATCCGATCATTCCGACCGGGTCCGCAGTGCGGGCGGGCGTGAACCGGGTCGCCGACGCACTCGTCGCCGCGGGCGCGCGCGTCGAACGGCACAGTCCGCTACTGCCCGACCTGACCGATGCCGCAACGCTTTACACCGAGTTGCTGCTGGCGACGCTCGCCGCCGGTTTTCCCGAGGACAGGTACGAACTGATGCGGACCTTCGCGGCCGCGGTGGCCCCGGACGACCGGAGCCTCGACGCCGCACGGTTGCGGGGCGCTGCGTCCAGCTATCGGGATTGGACCGCCGCCAACGATCGCCGCGAGGCTCATCGCCAAAGCTGGCGGCAGCTGTTCGCCGAATTCGACGTTGTGGTCACTCCGATCACCCCGACTCCCGCGTTCCCGCATGACCACAACCCCAATTTCGTGGAGCGCCGGCTCGATATCGACGGCGTGGCACACCCGTTCGGCGATCAGCTCGTCTGGGCGGGCCTGGCGACAATGCCCGGCCTTCCCGCCACCGCCATACCCGCGGGCCGGTCACCCGAGGGCCTGCCGGTGGGCGTGCAGCTCATCGGTCCGATGCTCGAGGACCGTACTCCGCTGCGGCTGGCCGAACTGCTCGAGCAGGAGATCGGCGGCTTCGTGGCGCCGGAGTAG
- a CDS encoding cytochrome P450, which yields MTTAFPPGPRLPVIVQTLLYAKWRGMLLGRAARRYGDVFTLHLVAPYAENLVVFSRPEHIREIFAGDPADLHAGEGNRLLVHIMGEHSVLLTDEGEHARARRLLMPAFAGSSLRGYRTLVEAIAKTHLDRWGGGSTVHTLDRMNELTLDVIMQVVFGMTDERRRAQLAPRLRRIVNVNPIIFFGWKYPNFESIEVGALQSA from the coding sequence GTGACTACCGCATTTCCACCAGGCCCTCGATTGCCGGTCATCGTCCAGACGCTGCTGTACGCGAAATGGCGCGGCATGCTGCTCGGGCGGGCGGCGCGGCGCTACGGCGATGTGTTCACGCTGCATCTGGTCGCGCCGTATGCGGAGAATCTGGTGGTGTTCTCGCGGCCCGAGCATATTCGGGAGATCTTCGCCGGCGACCCGGCCGATCTGCATGCGGGAGAGGGCAATCGGCTGCTGGTGCACATTATGGGCGAGCACTCGGTGCTGCTCACCGATGAAGGTGAGCATGCGCGCGCCCGGCGACTGCTCATGCCCGCCTTCGCCGGATCCTCGCTGCGCGGGTACCGGACGCTGGTCGAGGCGATCGCGAAAACTCATCTGGACCGTTGGGGCGGCGGGTCGACCGTGCACACGCTCGACCGTATGAACGAGCTGACACTCGATGTCATCATGCAGGTCGTGTTCGGCATGACCGATGAGCGCCGCCGCGCGCAGCTGGCCCCGCGACTGCGCCGCATTGTGAACGTGAACCCGATCATCTTCTTCGGCTGGAAGTATCCGAATTTTGAATCGATCGAGGTCGGCGCCCTGCAGTCGGCTTAG
- the mqo gene encoding malate dehydrogenase (quinone) produces MEGMREAAESTAAAEEFDVVLIGGGIMSATLGALLAKLQPEWSTVMFERLGEVAAESSNAWNNAGTGHSGLCELNYMPDPGDSAKAEQIGQAFQLSRQFWAALVSDGDIANPAAFLNSTPHMDVVFGARDVAYLRTRFETLRSLPLFSAMRYSQDPEVIAEWAPLLMAGRDRAEPVAATRYEGGTDVDFGALTWALVESMTAAGARVRTRHEVTALHRDSNGLWTVRGRDRNTKRRFTVRARFVFVGAGGYALKLLQKAHIPEVEGYAVFPFGAQFLRTDNPGIVEQHNAKVYSQAAIGAPPMSVPHLDKRVVDGRESLLFGPYATFSTRLLKHGRLIDLFTTLRLRNIGVLLAVGVQNLALVGYLIGQLLSTRHRKFAQLQRFYPAADRADWYPVQAGQRAQLVKPDPGKIGLLTFGTELVTGADGTIAGLLGASPGASTAPAIMIDLLHRCFSDQRLSWEPAIRKMMPAIDTDQHSVDAYLARTADILGLTP; encoded by the coding sequence ATGGAAGGCATGCGCGAGGCGGCGGAATCTACCGCCGCGGCAGAGGAATTCGATGTGGTCCTCATCGGAGGCGGCATCATGTCGGCAACGCTGGGGGCACTGCTGGCCAAACTGCAGCCGGAATGGTCGACGGTCATGTTCGAACGCCTCGGCGAGGTCGCGGCCGAGAGCTCGAATGCGTGGAACAACGCGGGGACCGGGCATTCGGGGTTGTGCGAACTGAACTACATGCCCGATCCCGGCGACTCCGCGAAGGCCGAGCAGATCGGTCAGGCGTTCCAACTGTCCCGGCAGTTCTGGGCCGCGCTGGTCTCCGACGGCGACATTGCGAATCCGGCCGCGTTCCTCAATTCCACACCGCATATGGATGTGGTGTTCGGCGCACGCGATGTCGCCTATCTGCGAACGCGATTCGAGACACTGCGGTCGCTGCCATTGTTCTCGGCAATGCGGTACAGCCAGGATCCCGAGGTCATCGCGGAGTGGGCGCCGCTGCTGATGGCCGGGCGCGACCGCGCGGAACCGGTGGCCGCCACCCGATACGAGGGCGGTACCGATGTCGACTTCGGTGCTTTGACGTGGGCACTGGTGGAATCCATGACCGCTGCGGGTGCGCGGGTACGGACTCGGCACGAAGTGACCGCATTGCATCGAGACTCCAACGGGCTCTGGACGGTCCGCGGACGGGATCGGAATACCAAGCGGCGCTTCACTGTCCGTGCGCGGTTCGTGTTTGTCGGAGCGGGTGGATACGCCCTCAAGCTGCTGCAGAAGGCACATATTCCCGAGGTCGAGGGTTATGCAGTATTCCCCTTCGGCGCCCAGTTCCTGCGCACCGACAATCCCGGAATCGTCGAGCAGCACAATGCGAAGGTCTACAGCCAAGCCGCAATCGGCGCACCGCCCATGTCCGTGCCGCATCTCGACAAACGGGTGGTCGATGGTCGCGAATCGCTGTTGTTCGGTCCCTACGCGACATTCAGTACACGGTTGCTCAAACATGGTCGGCTCATCGATCTGTTCACGACCCTGAGGTTGCGCAATATCGGCGTACTGCTCGCGGTCGGAGTGCAGAACCTGGCACTTGTCGGTTACCTGATCGGGCAGTTGCTGTCCACGCGGCACAGGAAATTCGCACAGCTGCAACGGTTCTACCCCGCCGCCGACCGTGCCGATTGGTATCCGGTGCAGGCCGGTCAGCGCGCGCAGCTGGTCAAACCGGATCCCGGCAAGATCGGATTACTGACCTTCGGCACCGAATTGGTGACCGGTGCGGACGGAACGATCGCGGGCCTGCTGGGCGCCTCCCCCGGTGCCTCGACCGCCCCGGCCATCATGATCGATCTGCTGCATCGGTGCTTCTCGGATCAGCGACTCTCATGGGAGCCGGCGATCCGGAAGATGATGCCCGCCATCGATACCGATCAGCATTCCGTCGACGCCTATCTGGCTCGAACGGCGGACATCCTCGGACTGACCCCGTAA
- a CDS encoding TioE family transcriptional regulator: MILRPADLAREHGISTQAVRNYEQDGCLPPASRTPTGYRIYTEAHAAALRTYLALIPAYGHSAAGQIMTALHGNRLDAALTAIDHGHTQLLRDRETLATVRSAIDHLTTESTPGRPTADGVRTIGELAHRLRVTPATVRKWESVGILTPARDPATGYRVFHAADLRDAELTHLLRRGGYPLDHISTVVHQIRTAGGTDALAASMIGWQERLTARGLAMLTASSHLSNYLPLLGSAEPQ, from the coding sequence ATGATCCTGCGACCAGCCGACCTCGCCCGAGAGCACGGCATCTCCACCCAGGCCGTCCGCAACTACGAGCAGGACGGCTGCCTTCCGCCTGCCTCCCGGACCCCCACCGGCTACCGGATCTACACCGAGGCGCATGCCGCAGCCCTGCGCACCTATCTCGCGCTCATTCCGGCCTACGGCCACTCCGCCGCTGGTCAGATCATGACCGCACTCCACGGCAACAGACTGGACGCCGCCCTCACGGCGATCGACCACGGCCACACTCAGTTGCTCCGAGACCGGGAAACCCTCGCCACAGTCCGGAGCGCCATCGATCATCTGACGACGGAATCCACCCCTGGCCGCCCGACCGCCGACGGTGTCCGAACCATCGGCGAACTCGCCCACCGTCTCCGCGTGACTCCGGCGACAGTGCGAAAGTGGGAGAGCGTCGGAATCCTCACCCCTGCACGAGATCCCGCCACCGGCTACCGCGTCTTCCACGCCGCCGACCTCCGCGACGCCGAACTCACCCACCTCCTCCGGCGCGGCGGCTACCCCCTGGACCACATATCCACCGTGGTCCACCAGATCCGCACCGCGGGCGGCACAGACGCCCTCGCCGCCTCGATGATCGGCTGGCAGGAAAGGCTCACAGCCCGCGGCCTTGCCATGCTGACCGCATCCAGCCACCTCAGCAACTACCTGCCCCTACTCGGTTCCGCTGAGCCGCAGTAA
- a CDS encoding LysR family transcriptional regulator: MDGYVSAEVEALVPLLAAFDAAAGEGHITRAAQVLGIPQSSLSRRLKSVEKTLGVQLFQPVGRGVTLTPAGRELFERTRNLVSALDDAVSVVRSNADPESGLVRFGFPLTLGPVSMPSLLADFHSSAPRIRLHLVQAHGEALAAQVREGRLDLAVMIPAPADLPATVLGHQRIHLYVARTHRLADRDAVDLGELAGESFIANPPTYHLRHLLDSWCAEAGFVPRVPFEITEFETLRAFVAHGLGIALLSEPEIPHPDLHRIALAGPRDRSIGLVAGNHRPTPAVARLHDYLATHAMAHIGSAAP, translated from the coding sequence ATGGATGGATATGTGTCGGCCGAGGTCGAGGCGCTCGTGCCGCTGCTCGCCGCCTTCGATGCGGCCGCAGGTGAGGGTCACATCACACGCGCCGCACAGGTTCTGGGCATTCCGCAATCGTCGCTGAGCCGCCGTTTGAAAAGCGTCGAGAAGACGCTGGGCGTGCAGTTGTTCCAGCCGGTGGGCCGCGGTGTCACGCTCACCCCGGCTGGTCGAGAGTTGTTCGAGCGCACTCGGAATCTGGTGAGCGCACTCGACGACGCAGTCAGCGTGGTGCGCAGCAATGCCGATCCGGAGAGCGGTCTCGTGCGCTTCGGTTTCCCGCTCACGCTGGGCCCGGTCAGCATGCCGTCGCTGCTGGCCGACTTCCACAGCAGTGCGCCGCGAATCCGCTTGCACCTGGTGCAAGCTCACGGAGAAGCGCTGGCCGCCCAGGTCAGGGAGGGGCGGCTGGACCTCGCGGTCATGATCCCCGCGCCGGCCGATCTACCGGCAACGGTGCTGGGCCACCAGCGCATTCACCTCTACGTCGCCCGTACGCACCGCCTTGCCGATCGGGATGCGGTCGATCTCGGCGAGCTGGCCGGTGAATCGTTCATCGCCAACCCGCCGACCTACCATCTGCGCCATCTCCTCGACTCCTGGTGCGCCGAGGCCGGATTCGTTCCGCGCGTACCGTTCGAGATCACCGAATTCGAAACCCTGCGCGCCTTCGTCGCGCACGGCCTCGGCATCGCCCTGCTATCCGAACCCGAAATCCCGCACCCCGATCTGCATCGCATAGCACTGGCCGGTCCGCGCGACCGCAGCATCGGCCTCGTCGCCGGAAACCACCGGCCGACCCCCGCCGTCGCGCGCCTGCACGACTACCTCGCGACGCACGCCATGGCACACATCGGCAGTGCTGCTCCGTGA